Proteins found in one Epinephelus fuscoguttatus linkage group LG4, E.fuscoguttatus.final_Chr_v1 genomic segment:
- the man2a2 gene encoding alpha-mannosidase 2x isoform X2, which translates to MKLRKQVTVCGGAIFCVAVFSLYLMLDRVQHDPARRQNGGNFPRSQISVLQNRIEQLEQLLEENHQIISHIKDSVMELTDTGAVSPSGHLPFRSANGSWVLPFDGRPTFLAVKPQDCQPALGSHGQADVQMLDVYSILKFDNPDGGVWKQGFDITYEADEWDNEPLQVFVVPHSHNDPGWIKTFDKYFTDQTQHILNNMVVKLAEDPRRKFIWSEISFFSKWWETADVHKQEAMRKLILGGQLEIVTGGWVMTDEANVHYFAMIDQLIEGHQWLERNLGVTPRSGWAVDPFGHSATMPYLLKRANLTSMLIQRVHYSIKKHFASTRSLEFMWRQAWDTGSSTDMFCHMMPFYSYDVPHTCGPDPKICCQFDFKRLPGGRINCPWKVPPKTVVEANVAERAQLLLDQYRKKSKLYRSKVLLVPLGDDFRYDKALEWDQQYINYQKLFDYMNSHPEMHVQAQFGTLTDYFNAVYKANGVAQGSRPADFPVLSGDFFAYADREDHYWTGYFTSRPFYKSLDRVIESHLRGAEILYSLAVANARHVGMEGRYPVSDYALLVDARRSVGLFQHHDAITGTAKENVVTDYGTRLLRSLIGLKRVIINAAHFLVMKNKEFYRFYQTEPFLETDDRRATQDSLPQRTLIELDPAGPRYLVLFNPIEQERLYVVTVLVNTVRVRVLTEDGQTLPVQLSAQWSSASQMSAEVFEATFMVRVPPLGLAVFHLYDSPDSPMTLRSDTLLRLSGRGATARAADPLPVRSQQSDPQTFYISSQSLTLGFSGTTGLLESIKRKDDPQEVKVQMQFMVYGTRPSKDKSGAYLFLPDGKAKPYNQKEPPVVRVVEGPLFSEVVAHYQHFQQTIRIHNVPGVDGLSIDITTMVDIRDQTNKELAMRLVTDIQSGDVFYTDLNGFQMQPRRHYLKLPLQANFYPMPSQAYIQDSHHRLTLHTAQSLGVTSLESGQLEVIMDRRLMQDDNRGLGQGLKDNKKTANRFRLLLERRSTGNKMMDSATTSFPSILSHMTNSFLNHEVLALPVLPKRRGIPPLQTFAPLKSILPCDFHLLNLRSIQGQDPNSPSPYTALLLHRLALDCGLESQNLGFNCTTTQGQLSVSGLFKNLDLQLLQPMSLTLMHSSAPLANDSTISLDPMEITAFKLKLR; encoded by the exons ATGAAGTTGAGGAAGCAGGTGACAGTGTGTGGAGGGGCCATATTCTGTGTGGCTGTGTTCTCACTGTATCTGATGTTGGATCGAGTCCAGCATGACCCTGCAAGGCGACAGAATGGCGGGAACTTTCCACGG agcCAAATCTCAGTCCTGCAGAACCGGATagagcagctggagcagctccTGGAGGAAAACCACCAAATCATCAGCCACATAAAGGACTCTGTGATGGAGCTCACAGACACAGGAGCTGTGTCTCCCAGCGGCCATCTGCCATTCAGAAGTGCCAATGGTTCCTGGGTCCTACCCTTCGATGGCCGTCCCACTTTCCTCGCTGTCAAGCCCCAAGATTGCCAACCTGCTTTAGGCAGCCACGGTCAAGCAGACGTTCAG ATGCTGGATGTGTACTCCATCCTCAAGTTTGACAACCCTGATGGCGGTGTatggaaacagggctttgaTATTACATATGAGGCTGATGAGTGGGACAATGAACCGCTGCAAGTGTTCGTGGTCCCCCACTCTCACAATGATCCAG GTTGGATCAAGACTTTTGACAAGTACTTCACAGACCAGACgcaacatattttaaacaacatgGTGGTAAAGCTGGCCGAGGATCCTCGCAGGAAGTTCATCTGGTCTGAGATTTCATTCTTCTCCAAGTGGTGGGAAACCGCAGACGTACACAAGCAGGAGGCAATGCGCAA GTTGATCCTTGGAGGGCAGCTTGAGATTGTCACAGGAGGCTGGGTTATGACGGATGAAGCCAATGTTCACTACTTTGCCATGATAGATCAGCTCATCGAAGGACATCAATGGCTGGAGAGAAATCTAG GTGTAACTCCCCGCAGCGGGTGGGCGGTAGACCCTTTCGGTCACAGTGCCACCATGCCCTACCTGCTGAAGAGGGCTAACCTGACCAGCATGCTCATCCAGAGGGTCCACTACTCAATCAAAAAACACTTTGCCTCCACCCGCAGCCTGGAGTTTATGTGGAGGCAGGCCTGGG ACACGGGATCGAGCACAGACATGTTttgccacatgatgccattcTACAGTTATGACGTGCCACACACGTGTGGGCCCGACCCGAAGATATGCTGCCAGTTCGATTTCAAGAGGTTACCAGGTGGTCGGATAAACTGTCCCTGGAAAGTGCCGCCAAAGACTGTGGTGGAAGCCAATGTAGCAGAGAG GGCACAGCTGCTCCTGGATCAATACCGTAAAAAGTCCAAACTGTACCGCAGCAAGGTGCTTCTCGTTCCCCTGGGAGATGACTTCCGCTACGACAAGGCACTGGAATGGGATCAGCAGTATATCAACTATCAGAAGCTGTTTGACTACATGAATTCTCACCCAGAGATGCACGTACAA GCTCAGTTTGGGACTCTCACAGACTACTTCAACGCTGTATACAAAGCGAACGGAGTGGCCCAGGGATCCAGACCCGCAGACTTCCCAGTGCTTAGTGGAGATTTCTTTGCCTATGCGGACCGGGAGGACCACTACTGGACCGGTTATTTCACCTCTCGGCCATTTTACAAGAGCCTGGACCGTGTCATAGAGTCACATCTCAG GGGGGCAGAGATCCTCTACAGCCTGGCGGTTGCAAACGCTCGGCACGTGGGCATGGAAGGGCGCTACCCAGTCTCAGATTATGCCCTGCTAGTCGACGCGAGGCGCTCTGTTGGCCTCTTCCAACATCACGATGCCATCACCGGCACTGCGAAGGAGAATGTTGTCACAGACTACGGCACCAG ATTACTGCGTTCACTCATCGGCCTGAAAAGAGTAATCATCAATGCTGCTCATTTCCTGGTGATGAAAAACAAAGAGTTTTATCGCTTTTACCAGACGGAGCCCTTCCTGGAGACA GATGACAGGCGCGCTACTCAAGACTCTCTGCCTCAGCGCACTTTAATCGAGCTGGACCCAGCAGGGCCGAG ATACCTGGTTCTGTTTAACCCCATCGAGCAGGAGCGTCTGTACGTGGTGACCGTGTTGGTCAACACAGTCAGGGTGAGGGTGCTTACGGAGGATGGACAGACCCTCCCTGTGCAGCTGAGTGCTCAGTGGAGCTCTGCCAGTCAAATGAGTGCAGAGGTATTTGAG GCAACGTTCATGGTCCGTGTGCCGCCGCTGGGCCTGGCTGTGTTCCATCTCTACGACTCACCTGACTCGCCCATGACGCTCCGCTCTGACAccctgctgaggctgtcaggtCGGGGTGCGACTGCTCGAGCCGCGGATCCCCTTCCCGTCCGCTCTCAGCAGTCCGACCCTCAGACGTTCTACATCAGCAGCCAGTCTCTCACCCTGGGCTTCTCTGGGACCACCGGCCTGCTGGAG AGCATCAAGCGCAAGGATGATCCCCAGGAAGTGAAGGTTCAGATGCAGTTCATGGTCTACGGCACCCGTCCCTCTAAAGACAAAAGTGGAGCTTACCTCTTCCTGCCTGATGGAAAAGCAAAG CCCTACAACCAGAAAGAGCCACCTGTGGTGCGAGTTGTGGAGGGGCCTCTCTTCTCGGAAGTGGTGGCACACTACCAGCATTTTCAGCAGACCATTCGCATACACAATGTGCCAG GAGTGGATGGGTTGTCTATAGACATCACCACCATGGTGGACATCAGAGATCAGACCAATAAGGAGCTGGCAATGCGACTGGTCACAGACATCCAGAGTGGAGACGTCTTTTACACAGATCTCAATGGCTTCCAG ATGCAGCCTCGTCGCCACTACCTAAAACTTCCCCTGCAGGCCAACTTTTATCCCATGCCCAGCCAGGCGTACATCCAGGACAGCCATCACCGCCTCACGCTGCACACAGCTCAGTCCCTGGGTGTCACCAGTCTGGAGAGTG gCCAGCTTGAAGTGATTATGGACCGGCGGCTGATGCAGGATGATAACCGTGGGCTGGGTCAGGGCCTAAAGGACAACAAGAAGACGGCCAACCGCTTCAGACTGCTGCTGGAGAGGAGGTCCACGGGCAACAAG ATGATGGACAGTGCAACAACCAGCTTCCCATCCATACTCAGTCACATGACCAACTCCTTCCTGAACCACGAAGTCCTGGCGCTGCCCGTCCTGCCCAAAAGACGCGGCATCCCTCCTCTACAGACCTTCGCCCCTCTAAAGTCCATCCTCCCCTGCGACTTCCACCTGCTGAACCTGCGCAGCATCCAAGGCCAG GACCCCAACTCTCCTTCTCCATACACGGCCTTGCTTCTTCATCGTCTGGCGCTGGACTGTGGCCTGGAGAGTCAGAACTTGGGTTTCAACTGCACCACCACACAAGGACAG
- the man2a2 gene encoding alpha-mannosidase 2x isoform X1, with protein sequence MKLRKQVTVCGGAIFCVAVFSLYLMLDRVQHDPARRQNGGNFPRSQISVLQNRIEQLEQLLEENHQIISHIKDSVMELTDTGAVSPSGHLPFRSANGSWVLPFDGRPTFLAVKPQDCQPALGSHGQADVQMLDVYSILKFDNPDGGVWKQGFDITYEADEWDNEPLQVFVVPHSHNDPGWIKTFDKYFTDQTQHILNNMVVKLAEDPRRKFIWSEISFFSKWWETADVHKQEAMRKLILGGQLEIVTGGWVMTDEANVHYFAMIDQLIEGHQWLERNLGVTPRSGWAVDPFGHSATMPYLLKRANLTSMLIQRVHYSIKKHFASTRSLEFMWRQAWDTGSSTDMFCHMMPFYSYDVPHTCGPDPKICCQFDFKRLPGGRINCPWKVPPKTVVEANVAERAQLLLDQYRKKSKLYRSKVLLVPLGDDFRYDKALEWDQQYINYQKLFDYMNSHPEMHVQAQFGTLTDYFNAVYKANGVAQGSRPADFPVLSGDFFAYADREDHYWTGYFTSRPFYKSLDRVIESHLRGAEILYSLAVANARHVGMEGRYPVSDYALLVDARRSVGLFQHHDAITGTAKENVVTDYGTRLLRSLIGLKRVIINAAHFLVMKNKEFYRFYQTEPFLETDDRRATQDSLPQRTLIELDPAGPRYLVLFNPIEQERLYVVTVLVNTVRVRVLTEDGQTLPVQLSAQWSSASQMSAEVFEATFMVRVPPLGLAVFHLYDSPDSPMTLRSDTLLRLSGRGATARAADPLPVRSQQSDPQTFYISSQSLTLGFSGTTGLLESIKRKDDPQEVKVQMQFMVYGTRPSKDKSGAYLFLPDGKAKPYNQKEPPVVRVVEGPLFSEVVAHYQHFQQTIRIHNVPGVDGLSIDITTMVDIRDQTNKELAMRLVTDIQSGDVFYTDLNGFQMQPRRHYLKLPLQANFYPMPSQAYIQDSHHRLTLHTAQSLGVTSLESGQLEVIMDRRLMQDDNRGLGQGLKDNKKTANRFRLLLERRSTGNKMMDSATTSFPSILSHMTNSFLNHEVLALPVLPKRRGIPPLQTFAPLKSILPCDFHLLNLRSIQGQQDPNSPSPYTALLLHRLALDCGLESQNLGFNCTTTQGQLSVSGLFKNLDLQLLQPMSLTLMHSSAPLANDSTISLDPMEITAFKLKLR encoded by the exons ATGAAGTTGAGGAAGCAGGTGACAGTGTGTGGAGGGGCCATATTCTGTGTGGCTGTGTTCTCACTGTATCTGATGTTGGATCGAGTCCAGCATGACCCTGCAAGGCGACAGAATGGCGGGAACTTTCCACGG agcCAAATCTCAGTCCTGCAGAACCGGATagagcagctggagcagctccTGGAGGAAAACCACCAAATCATCAGCCACATAAAGGACTCTGTGATGGAGCTCACAGACACAGGAGCTGTGTCTCCCAGCGGCCATCTGCCATTCAGAAGTGCCAATGGTTCCTGGGTCCTACCCTTCGATGGCCGTCCCACTTTCCTCGCTGTCAAGCCCCAAGATTGCCAACCTGCTTTAGGCAGCCACGGTCAAGCAGACGTTCAG ATGCTGGATGTGTACTCCATCCTCAAGTTTGACAACCCTGATGGCGGTGTatggaaacagggctttgaTATTACATATGAGGCTGATGAGTGGGACAATGAACCGCTGCAAGTGTTCGTGGTCCCCCACTCTCACAATGATCCAG GTTGGATCAAGACTTTTGACAAGTACTTCACAGACCAGACgcaacatattttaaacaacatgGTGGTAAAGCTGGCCGAGGATCCTCGCAGGAAGTTCATCTGGTCTGAGATTTCATTCTTCTCCAAGTGGTGGGAAACCGCAGACGTACACAAGCAGGAGGCAATGCGCAA GTTGATCCTTGGAGGGCAGCTTGAGATTGTCACAGGAGGCTGGGTTATGACGGATGAAGCCAATGTTCACTACTTTGCCATGATAGATCAGCTCATCGAAGGACATCAATGGCTGGAGAGAAATCTAG GTGTAACTCCCCGCAGCGGGTGGGCGGTAGACCCTTTCGGTCACAGTGCCACCATGCCCTACCTGCTGAAGAGGGCTAACCTGACCAGCATGCTCATCCAGAGGGTCCACTACTCAATCAAAAAACACTTTGCCTCCACCCGCAGCCTGGAGTTTATGTGGAGGCAGGCCTGGG ACACGGGATCGAGCACAGACATGTTttgccacatgatgccattcTACAGTTATGACGTGCCACACACGTGTGGGCCCGACCCGAAGATATGCTGCCAGTTCGATTTCAAGAGGTTACCAGGTGGTCGGATAAACTGTCCCTGGAAAGTGCCGCCAAAGACTGTGGTGGAAGCCAATGTAGCAGAGAG GGCACAGCTGCTCCTGGATCAATACCGTAAAAAGTCCAAACTGTACCGCAGCAAGGTGCTTCTCGTTCCCCTGGGAGATGACTTCCGCTACGACAAGGCACTGGAATGGGATCAGCAGTATATCAACTATCAGAAGCTGTTTGACTACATGAATTCTCACCCAGAGATGCACGTACAA GCTCAGTTTGGGACTCTCACAGACTACTTCAACGCTGTATACAAAGCGAACGGAGTGGCCCAGGGATCCAGACCCGCAGACTTCCCAGTGCTTAGTGGAGATTTCTTTGCCTATGCGGACCGGGAGGACCACTACTGGACCGGTTATTTCACCTCTCGGCCATTTTACAAGAGCCTGGACCGTGTCATAGAGTCACATCTCAG GGGGGCAGAGATCCTCTACAGCCTGGCGGTTGCAAACGCTCGGCACGTGGGCATGGAAGGGCGCTACCCAGTCTCAGATTATGCCCTGCTAGTCGACGCGAGGCGCTCTGTTGGCCTCTTCCAACATCACGATGCCATCACCGGCACTGCGAAGGAGAATGTTGTCACAGACTACGGCACCAG ATTACTGCGTTCACTCATCGGCCTGAAAAGAGTAATCATCAATGCTGCTCATTTCCTGGTGATGAAAAACAAAGAGTTTTATCGCTTTTACCAGACGGAGCCCTTCCTGGAGACA GATGACAGGCGCGCTACTCAAGACTCTCTGCCTCAGCGCACTTTAATCGAGCTGGACCCAGCAGGGCCGAG ATACCTGGTTCTGTTTAACCCCATCGAGCAGGAGCGTCTGTACGTGGTGACCGTGTTGGTCAACACAGTCAGGGTGAGGGTGCTTACGGAGGATGGACAGACCCTCCCTGTGCAGCTGAGTGCTCAGTGGAGCTCTGCCAGTCAAATGAGTGCAGAGGTATTTGAG GCAACGTTCATGGTCCGTGTGCCGCCGCTGGGCCTGGCTGTGTTCCATCTCTACGACTCACCTGACTCGCCCATGACGCTCCGCTCTGACAccctgctgaggctgtcaggtCGGGGTGCGACTGCTCGAGCCGCGGATCCCCTTCCCGTCCGCTCTCAGCAGTCCGACCCTCAGACGTTCTACATCAGCAGCCAGTCTCTCACCCTGGGCTTCTCTGGGACCACCGGCCTGCTGGAG AGCATCAAGCGCAAGGATGATCCCCAGGAAGTGAAGGTTCAGATGCAGTTCATGGTCTACGGCACCCGTCCCTCTAAAGACAAAAGTGGAGCTTACCTCTTCCTGCCTGATGGAAAAGCAAAG CCCTACAACCAGAAAGAGCCACCTGTGGTGCGAGTTGTGGAGGGGCCTCTCTTCTCGGAAGTGGTGGCACACTACCAGCATTTTCAGCAGACCATTCGCATACACAATGTGCCAG GAGTGGATGGGTTGTCTATAGACATCACCACCATGGTGGACATCAGAGATCAGACCAATAAGGAGCTGGCAATGCGACTGGTCACAGACATCCAGAGTGGAGACGTCTTTTACACAGATCTCAATGGCTTCCAG ATGCAGCCTCGTCGCCACTACCTAAAACTTCCCCTGCAGGCCAACTTTTATCCCATGCCCAGCCAGGCGTACATCCAGGACAGCCATCACCGCCTCACGCTGCACACAGCTCAGTCCCTGGGTGTCACCAGTCTGGAGAGTG gCCAGCTTGAAGTGATTATGGACCGGCGGCTGATGCAGGATGATAACCGTGGGCTGGGTCAGGGCCTAAAGGACAACAAGAAGACGGCCAACCGCTTCAGACTGCTGCTGGAGAGGAGGTCCACGGGCAACAAG ATGATGGACAGTGCAACAACCAGCTTCCCATCCATACTCAGTCACATGACCAACTCCTTCCTGAACCACGAAGTCCTGGCGCTGCCCGTCCTGCCCAAAAGACGCGGCATCCCTCCTCTACAGACCTTCGCCCCTCTAAAGTCCATCCTCCCCTGCGACTTCCACCTGCTGAACCTGCGCAGCATCCAAGGCCAG CAGGACCCCAACTCTCCTTCTCCATACACGGCCTTGCTTCTTCATCGTCTGGCGCTGGACTGTGGCCTGGAGAGTCAGAACTTGGGTTTCAACTGCACCACCACACAAGGACAG